The Natronolimnobius baerhuensis DNA segment GACTGGTTGTCTCTGTCCGTAGTGTTGCCTCAGGTGAGTCGACCGTTCGCCAACAGGTTTCGGCAAGCGCTGCAAGGTCAACAGCCTGGATATCGTCGACAGCGCCCCCATCTCGTGCGATTGTGAGCAGATCATCAATGAGCGCCTCCATCCGCTCGTGAGAGTGTTCGATTTCGGCAAGTCGCGAGTCATCGTAGTCATCTTGGATCGACTCTAGGTAGCCGATGGCCACGTTCAATGGATTTCGCAGGTCGTGCGAAACAACGGACGCGAATTCATCGAGCCGATTGTTCTGAGCGACAAGTTGATTGAACTGGGAGCGGTGCGCGAGCAGATTCGAGAGTCGACGGATGAGTATCTGCTGTTGAACCGGTGCATCGACAACATCATCAATAAGCGGTCTGTCGTCCCCGGGGGCTGTCAACAGTGACTCGTCGACGGTCGTCTCGGTCCGTCGAATCAGGACGATTGGAGTAAACGACGGGTCAGCCCCACTATCCAATCGCTCGAGTCGGTCGTGGTACTGTGAGAACGCCCGGTCGTCGACCAGATACAGATCACCGATCAGTTCGTCCATCACAGTACTGACCGTAAACTGGTCTTCGAGGAGTCCCTCCAGTGCGTTTCTGTTGGCCTCGTCGGCGACGAGCAACTGAACCGTATTCGTCGTCTCGGTCGTCATCGGATCAGTGAAATGGTTGGCAGTACCGCCAGCGGTTCGTTCGGTGTGTTGATCCAGCGAGTCCCAATACCGATCACACTCATAGTCGGCGTGAACTGCACTTTGTCCTATCGGCCCGTTGAGTCCGATTTCTGTGGAATCCCCTCGAGAATCCCACGAACCCCAGTCAGTGGCTCGCCGACGTCGATGCCGTTCGGTGTGATCGTAAACTCCCGAAGCGACCGCTCGAAATTCCCGGCACGCTTTTTGAGAACACCAATCCCCTTGCGGAGTTCCCCATCAATCTCGACGTAGTTGAGATAGATGATAGTGTCCGCAATGTAGCTGATGTTCGCACTCGAGGCACTCGGCATGCCACTTACCTGATCCGTGGCGTCGAGAAGCAGGACGGCCACGTCCCTGTTTTTGAGATACCGGATTAGTGCGTGGAGTTTCTGGCCGAGTTCATCCGTTTTGCCCTGCATCGAGACTTTGTAGCCGTCAACGCCATCGATCATGATCAGGTCGGTGTCGTCGGTATCGATTCGGGTCATGACCCGCTGTGCGAACTCTTCGGCCGACATCGAGAGTGGTTCGATGGCTTCGATTGACAGCGCTCCCCGTTCCTGTTGTGCCGAAATTGGCACGCCCAGTGCGTCAGATCGGTGCATGTAGGTCTTCGGTGACTCTTCGAAAAGATACGCCACCGGGTTGGCACCGCGTTCGGCCGCGGCGGAGAGAAACTGAGTTCCGGTCGTCGTCTTCCCGACGCCAGTCGGCCCGGTGATAAACGTCGCCGTTCCTCGCTCGAGCCCGCCACCGAGCAGTGTATCGAGTGCCTCGATCCCCGAGGGCGTCTGTTCGGGATCGAACTCGCGATAGTTGTGTTCCGGCACCAGACTCGGATACACCTCGAACCCGCTCGAGCGAATCTCGAGGCCGTGGCTCCCGTCCTGTTGGCCGATGCCACGGTGTTTGGGGACGGCGATCCGCCGCCCATCGACGCCGCGCTCGAGTTCGACGATGCCGTCACTCAACGACCGGACTTCGTCGTCGGCTCGTGACGGTTCGTCCGTCTTCGTCGCGATGACTGTCGTTTCCCTCCCTTTCAGAAATCGCATAAACGAAATCAGGCGCTTGCGAAATTGGTACTCCGATGGCTCGATGTATTGCAACTGTGAGATTGGATCGAGTAACACGCGGTCGGGGTTGATCCCCTCGATTGCAGCCCTGATCTCCGCAATAAAGTGTTCGGATTCGACCACCTTTGTGTCTACGAGGTCGTAAGTGCTATCGGATTCGAAAAAATCGGAGTCCGGACCGAGATCGAGAAATTCGGCGTTCGAGAGATCAAGACCCAAACTCGAGGCGTTCGCGAGAATTTCGTCTTCGGACTCTTCACCGTGGACGAAGAGCACGGTTTCGTCGTTCTCGAGACCGGTTTCAAGGAATTTCATCCCGAGTAAGGTCTTGCCAGTCCCGGGACGGCCGACGACGAGATAGAGTCGGCCGATCACCAATCCGCCGTTGAGAATTTTATCAAGTCCACCAACCCCGGTCTTGATCGTTTGTAATGTGGTTCCCATAGAGTATCCATTCGGAAGAACGGCTCACAAATAAATTTGTACGAAGAACGGCTGATAGGAGCCCTGTCGGCTGTGGCCACGAATGGCAATGGATAGACAACAGTCGTCGGCGAACGCTCTCGAGACAGTATCCGAACTTTGCGAGCAGACCGACGATATCGCGGCTCGTTTTATTTCGTAGGTCGCCGACGGTGAGTTTCGGATCGTCGGACTGAGTGTGATGCTGCCGGGCGTTGTGATGGGAACGACGGCACTCTGGCTCGCAGCGCGAGGGTGACTCTGGGCGGAACCGAACCAGCGAGGTGGCGTCGAGCATTCCCCATCTCGATGGTTCCATTGTCCGGTGACGGTGCCCTTTTCACATCGCTCGCCCACCCTCCGGTATGGAACTCACGCCAGTGACGGACCTGCCCGAAATCCGTCCCGGCGACGACCTCGCCGAACTCATCGCAGAACGGGCCGGCGACGACCTCGAGTCAGGCGACGTGCTCACCGTCGCGAGCACGGTCGTCTCGAAAGCCGAGGGGCGAGTCGCTGATCTCGAGGAGTACCCCGTCAGCGCCCGCGCACAGGAGATCGCCGACACAATCGGCGACCTCACGGAGGAGGAGAAAGATCCACGATTCGCCCAGGCGGTACTCGAGGAGAGCACCGAACTCCTGATCGACTGTCCCTTCCTGCTCACGGAAACCCGATTCGGCCACATCAACGTCAACGCGGGGATCGATCAGTCGAACGTGCCGGGCCACGACCTGTTACTCCTGCCGAAGCGACCGACGAAAAGCGCCGAGCGAATCCGCGAGGGACTCGCGGAACACGGCTACGACGATATCGCCGTCATTGTCACCGATACCTGCGGCCGCCCGTTCCGTCACGGCCAGCGCGGCGTCGCCATCGGCTGGGCCGGCATGCCTGCAAGCCGGGATTGGCGCGGCGAGATGGACCGCGACGGCGACGAACTCGAGGTCACGGTCCAGTCCGTGATCGACGAACTCGCCTCGGCGGCGAATCTCGTCACGGGCGAGGGCGCAGACGGCGTGCCGGCGGTCGTCGTCAGCGACTGGGAATTCGGCGACCTCGAGGGGAGCAACGAACTGTTCCGCTCAGTTGAAGACGACCTCGTTCGGCAGGCGCTTCGTGAGTGGGACTGGAAGGGTGGTGCCTGATGCCGGCCGATATCGGAGCAGACGGCGACGCGCCGACCTGGGGGATCGAACTCACGCCCGAGCATCCACTCGAGGAGATCGCCGATCTCGCGGCGCTCGCCGAAGACGAAGGGTTCGATCTGGCGCTCTCGAGCAGTCACTACTTCAATCGCGATCCGTTCGTCGCGCTCTCGTGGATGGCGAGTGCGACCGACGAGATTCGGCTTGGACCGGGCGTGGTCAACCCCTACGAGACCCATCCCGTACGACTCGCCGCGCAGGCGGCGACGATTGACGAGGTCAGCGACGGGCGCGGCGTGTTCGGCATCGGGGCCGGCGACCGCTCCGCCTTATCCAATCTCGGCGTCGAGCACGACCGGCCGCTCCGGCGCGTCCTCGAGACGTTCGATGTTGCGCGGGATTTGTGGGCCGGCGAGACGGTCACCCACGAGGGAACGTTCACCGCAAAAGACGCCTCACTCAACCTCGAGGAGTGCAACCTCCCCGTCTATGTCGGTGCACAGGGGCCACACATGCTACGGATGAGCGCGAAACACGCCGACGGCGTGTTGATCAACGCGGCGCATCCGCGCGACCTCGAGTGGGCTGCAGGCCAACTCGAGCAGGGACTCGAGGAACGAACGAATGAAAAGGGCGACTTCGAGGCGCTGGCGTTCGCCTCCGTCAGCGTCGCCGCCGACGAAGACGAGGCGCGCGAAGCGGCTCGCCCACCAGTTGCCTTTATTGCGGGTGCAGCGGCCGAACCGGTGCTCGAGCGCCACGATATCGACCGCGAGGCGGCGAGTACAGTTAGCGACGCTCTCGAGCAGGGCGAACTCGGCGAGGCATTCGGTTGCGTCACGCCTGCAATGATCGACGCCTTCTGTATCGCGGGCACAACTGAGACGGTCGCCGAGCAGTTCGAGGCCGCCCTCGAGTTCGTCGACGGTATCGTCGTCGGCTCGCCGCTCGGCCCAGATCTCGAGGATGCGATTGGCCGCGCAAGCGAAGCGCTCGAGCGTGCGAGGTCGCAGTAAAATCGGTGCGTGTCGCGTTAGTTCGAGGTAAAGAGGCTACCGACGGCACCGAGTGTCAGGACGCCGAAGACGCCGAGTGCAGCGACAATGAGCAGTGTCCCGGCGAGGACGAGCAGGGGCGCGAGGCCATCGCCCATTGCGACTTCGGTGAAGTGGTCGTTCATCTCAATGATGTTGTCGATGATGACGTTGAGTGGAACGGTGGTGTCCATGTGTGGAGGTTGCAAACGATGGTACTTGGCGGTGCCGGTCCCGACTCGAGTCTGACGGCTGTCGGATCAAACGCAACGGACACCACCCGTTCGTGTGAAGCCGGTGGCCCTAAACAGAGACACACCGTACAACGGGGTATGAGCGACGACACAAGACTCTCCGATTTTGGCAGTGAGGGGGTTGCAGACGAGGTCGACGGCGAACGAGCGGGTGGCAGCGAGGAGGACGAGAGCGAAGCGACAGCGGCCACCGAACTCGCGACGTACGCCTGGGGCGAGTACGTCTGCACTCGCTGTGACGCAGAAAGCGAACGCGTCTGGCGAGACGATGGCGCGTTCGTCTGTCCGGACTGCAAGGAGTGGTAGGCAGCGCCGAAATCGGGAGAATCGAAACGCTCCGGCTCAGTTCTCGAGGGCCTGACTTCCTTCGCGAAGGCCGCGCATGTAGCCGATGGCGAACAGGCGACCGAGCATGTGGTAGCCGGGGTTCGAGTTGTCCTCGCCGGCCATCGTCGGGACGTGGTCGGGACGCATCGGCACGTCGTCGTCGACGTGTTTCTCGTAAGCTCGCATGGCGGCGAACATGTCCGTCGGGCCGTTGTCGTGCCAGGTTTCGACGAAGCGGTTCCGGTCGCCTTCCACGTCGCGGAAATGAATGAAATTGATCTTCTCGCCGAAGCGTTCAATCGTCTCGGGGATATCGACACCCATCGCGGCGAAGTTGCCCTGGCAGAACGTGATCCCGTTGTACTCGCTGTCGTAGCTATCGACTACGCGCTGGTAGGCCTCGGGACTGTTGATGATCCGGGGCATGTCGCCGAGCGATTCGCGGGGCGGGTCATCGGGGTGCAGTCCGAGTTTGACGCCGGCTTCCTCCGCTACGGGCGTGACTTCCTCGAGGAAGTACTCGAGGGCCTCCCAGAGTTGCTCGGCGGTGACGTCGGCGGCTTCGCGGTGGTCGGGCGAGCCGAGTTTGTCGGTGTCGAAGCCGGTGACGTAGGAACCGCCGCGGGACTCGAGGTGGGCTTCGGTGCGCGCCCAGCGGGTGCCGGCCATCCAGTCGTAGCAGACGACCGGGATGCCGACGTCGCCACAGTCCCGCAGGAACTGTTTGAACTCCGCAATGTCGGCGTCGCGGCCCTCCTCGCCGAGGCGGACGCGGTCCGGAATCGGGACGCTGCCCTCGATGACGTCGATGGTGAGGCCAGCGTCGACGAACCAGTTTTGCATCGCGCGGAGTTCGTCATACGTCCACTGGCTCTGATTATCGCCGATCTCGAGGGTGTGGACGACGACGCTGTCAACGCCGAGTTGTTTCGCTTGCTGCCAGCGTTCGTCGGGCTGGCGCGGCAAAATAAGGGATGGTGTGACCATAGCGAGCGATTTGGGGCCGATTGTATATATCTTACCAAGCGGGAGAGTCACCGAGCGAAGCGGGCCGTCTCAGCGCAATATTGTGAGTTTCTAGACACGTAAGGAACAACGTTTTTTCCGCCAATCAATTGAACACGGTATGGACTTCCGGGAGCCAAAAACGCTCATTCCAGCGGCCGTCGAAACACTCCCGATCAATTTTGCGATCCTCGATACCGATGGGACGATTCTGTACACGAACGACGCCTGGCAAGCATTCGGCAAGGCCAACGACATCGACGCTCAACCGGATACAATCGGAACCAACTACCTCGAGATTACCAGACAGGCGGAGACGGAGACGGCCCAAACTGCTGCCGCGGGGTTAGCCGAGATTCTAACGGGGGAGAGAGAACTCTTCGAGTTCGAATATCCCTGTCACTCGCCCGAAACAAAGCGGTGGTTTCTCATGCGGGCAGCGCAGTTCACCGAGGATGGGCAGCGATTCGTCGCTGTCGCACACTTCGACATCACTGACCGCTACCAGTACCAGCAGCAATTAGAGGCGTCCAACGAGCGCCTCCAGCAGTTCGCATACGTCGCCTCCCACGACTTACAGGAGCCGCTGCGGATGGTCACCAGCTACCTGCAACTACTCGAGAATCGGTACGGCGACGAACTCGACGAGGACGCCGAAGACTTCATCGAGTTCGCGGTCGACGGTGCCAGGCGGATGGAGGCCATGATCGAGGGCCTGCTTGCGTACTCCAGAGTCGAAACGCAGGGCAAGTCCTTCGAGTCGGTTTCGCTCGAAGCGGTGCTAGAGGATGTGCTGACCGATCTCGAGATCCAGATCAACGAAACCGGTGCCGAGATCACCGCCGAGTCGTTGCCGACCGTCGACGGGGATGCCAGCCAACTCCGTCAACTCTTCCAGAACCTGTTGGACAACGCCATCACGTACAGCGGCGAGGAGACGCCGCAGGTGTCGATTGGCGCACAGCGTGAGGGAGACGAGTGGGTCATTTCGGTCAGTGACGATGGAATCGGGATCGATCCAGACGAGACGGACCGGGTGTTCGAGGTGTTCCAGCGGCTCCACAGCCACGAGGAGTACAGCGGGACGGGGATCGGCCTCGCACTCTGTAAGCGGATCGTCGAACGACACGGGGGCGAAATCTGGGTTTCGTCCGCCCCCGGCGACGGCTCGACGTTTTCGTTTACGCTCCCAGCAGCGGACACGTGATCGCTCGCTCAAGGACCGATGCGACTGTACCTTCTTAGTAGTCGATTCCCGAAAGACGGTCGACTTTCGGATCGGTGAAGACGTCCTTTTCGTCCACGCTTGTCGAGGAGAACTCCGAGATGACAGCGCCCTCGTCGTGGCCTGTGAACCAGTGGTTCGTATCCGGCGGAATCGTGTACTGATCGCCGGCCTCGAGGACGATTTCCTTTTCAGCAGTGTAGTGTTCCTCGCGCGTTGGCGGCTCGACCGTCGGCTCGTCGGTCGGTTCGCCTTCAACGAACAGCGAGACGGTGCCCGCGCGACAGCGGAACGTCTCCTGTTTGCCCGGCGTGCCGTCGAAGGGCGGATGGCGGTGCTCGGGACAGGTCTGGCCCGGCAACTGGACGAGTTCTTTCGCACAGTAGCGATCCGTGTTGACGTAGGTATGGATCTGCGTGCCGATGGTCTCGAGGTCATCAAAGCCGAAATCGGCAATCTCGAGGTCAGCCTGTTCCGCCTCAGTCAGGACGATGCCGGCATCTGCGATGAGCTCGAGTGCGCGTTGTGTGACGTCTTCTCGTGTCGAATCGGTGGTCATCGAGTAAAACTCACACGGACGATCCAAAAAAGCCAGCGGGTTGCTCTGGGTCATATTCGGCGGTGCTGGGTCGAACCCGTCGTTTGAGCCCCGAACATTTATATCTCAGTCGCGGCTCTAGTAACCTGCAATGGCGAAAGGTACGGTCGAATTCTTCAACGACACTGGCGGCTACGGGTTCATCGAGAGCGAGGAGTCAGACGACGACGTGTTCTTCCACATGGAAGACGTCGGCGGTCCCGATCTCGAGGAAGGACAAGAAGTCGAGTTCGACATCGAGCAGGCCGATAAAGGCCCGCGCGCGACGAACGTCGAACGACTGTGAGCTGATTCAGTCGAGGTATCGTTCTCTGATTATTACGACCGGTGAGCAACAGCACTCGTGGTTTTGTAGTGGTGTTCTCGAGGATCTGTCAGCACCGCGGGTCGGCGGTTGCAACGCTTCCATTCATACGTTGACACAAAGCATATATTTACCAACCCCTGAAACGGAGACAGACAACCAGTGCACCCGATGCGACGCCCGTCCCCGCAGCCGACCCCCGCCTCGAGTTGGTACTGCCACGATGACTGATCCTGACCCGACACCTGCGCCGGCGCATGCCGAGACCGACGGAGCGGCGACAGCCGGATTGCAGACCGACAGCGACACGGCCGAGCCGTTGCCGGTCGACGATGTCGCGACGCTCCACGAGGCGATTGAAGACAACGTCTCGCAGGTCATCGTCGGCCACAAGGCGGTTATCGAGCACGTCAGTCTCGCATTGCTCGCACGCGGGCACGTCCTGCTGGATGACGTTCCAGGCGTCGGCAAGACGATGCTTGCGCGCGCAATTGCGACCTCCATCGACTGTACGTTCCGGCGCATCCAGTTTACGCCGGACCTCCTGCCGACCGACGTCACCGGCGTCAACGTCTTCAACCAGAAAGACCGCGAGTTCGAGTTCCAGTCCGGCCCCGTCTTTGGCAACATCGTGCTTGGCGACGAGATCAATCGCGCGCCACCGAAAACCCAATCTGCCCTGCTCGAGGCCATGGAAGAACAACAGGTCACCGTCGACGGCGAGACGCACACACTTCCGGACCCCTTCACCGTCATCGCGACACAGAACGCCGTCGAGCCGAACCAGACCTACGAGTTGCCACTGGCCGAACTCGACCGATTCATGAAGAAGCTCCACCTCGGCTATCCGACACCCGAGGAGGAAGCCGAGTTGCTCGGCCGAACCGTCGGCGACCACCCAATCGAATCGCTCGAGTCGATCACCGACCGGGAGACGATTGTTCGTGCACGCGAGACTGTCGCCAACGCACGCGTTGCTCAGCCGATCAGAGACTATGCGACACGACTCGTCGGCTACACGCGCGAGCACGCCCGAATCGGCGTCAGTCCGCGCGGCACAATCGCCCTGTTGCGCGGCGCACAGGCACGCGCTGTCACGAGCGGCCGAGCGTACGTCATCCCTGACGATATCCAGGCTGAAGCCCCAGCCGTCCTGAGCCACCGGATTCGCGTCGACGATCACGACCGCGACGGTGACGCTATCGTCAGCGAGGCCCTCGAGCGCGTCGCCGTCGAGACCCCAGAGCAGTAACGACATCCCACCATGCGACTGACTTACAGCGGTTGGACCGTCCTCGTCATCCTCGTCGGTGCCGTTGCACTGAGCTGGCAACACGGTCCACGGGCGTTGAACGCCGTCGTGACGCCGCTTGTGGTGGTGTTTGTAACCGGCGTTATTCTCACTGCCCGCGTCGACCGCCCCACGGTCCATCGCCAGCGAGTGTCCGATGGCTCAGTCGGCGAGACGCGGACGGTCGAGTGCCGTCTCGAGTGTGGTGGGACAGTGTCTGCGGATATCCTCGAGACGGTCGGCGACGGACTTAGCGTGTCGACAGCCGACGGCGAGACGAGCCAGGAAACTGACGTCGCCGTCTCGACGACAATCGACGGCGAGGCACGACTGGCCTACGATATCGAACTCGAGGAACGGGGCGAGCGCGTCGTTGGCCCGATCACGATCACCGTCTCAGACGTGTTCGGACTCATGACGCGGACGTTTACCTACACGGAGACGACGACGGTGCTCGTCTACCCGTCCGTCTCCGAGCTACACAGTGAGTCAGCCGGCGATCTGCAGGCAATCGAAAACGCCGCGGGAACGCCCGAGCGCGAGGAGTTCGACCACCTGCGGGAGTACCACCGTGGCGACTCGCTGCGAGACGTCCACTGGAAATCCGCGGCGAAACGCCCCGGTGACGAACTGGTCGTCACCGAGTATCGAGATGAAGGGGCTGCCGGCTCGGTGACAATCGCTGCCGAATGCGAGGACAACAGCGAGCAGTTCGCTCGCGCCGTCGCCAGCATCGCAACGTACCTGCTCGAGCGCGACCGACGCGTCGGGCTGACGGTCGATGGACACCACCTCGAGCCGGGGTCAGACCGCAGTCATCGCCGCGAACTGCTTGGCATTCTCGCCGTTGCAACGGGCGAGGAACTGACCGAACGCGACCGCAACGCCGCAGATATTGTCATCACGGGAGACTGGCGAGAAATGCAGGTCGTGACCGACGAGCGGACGATTCCGTTCCCACGGCTGATTCATCCGCGTGAGCGTGCGCGTGCTCCCGGCTGGAGCGAGGGACAGACAGACCGCTCCAGCGAATCAGGGGTGATCGCATGAGTACCGAATCGGGGCCGACGGGCTCATCCGGATCCGGAACACGCGAGCACTCGGTCACGATTGGAACAGAAGGTGCCATTGAGACGGAAACATTCCGGCTGCTTGCACTTGGGTGCGTGCTCATCCTGACGGCGACCTACGTGAGCGTCCTGCGCGACGTCACTCGCGTCGTCGGCGGCACCCAGTCACTGCTCGTACTCGTCGCCGCCATGCTCGTCGTCGCGACGATTCTCGCGCGTCTGATTCGGCCCCGAACGGCGATTGTGACGGCGCTCATCGCTGCAGGGCTGGGCTTTGGCTACTATCTCGAGGCCAGTGGCGTCGGCGTCGGTGTGCTCACCGAGGCGACCGGCGACCTCATCGGCGACGTGGTGTTGCTCGCGACCGGCCTCGAGATCATGCGGATGCTCGAGGCGGGCCTCTGGACGCTTGGCTTTGCGCCCGGACCGGTCTTTCTCTCGTGGTATCTCGCCATGCGCAGCCGGTACGGGCTGAGCGTGCTTGCAGGTGGGTCTGCACTGCTCTTTCTCGTCTTGACTGGAGATGCTGAAACGGGCGTGACGTTGCTCGGTGTGCTCGCCGCACTCGGGGCCGTCGGCTTCGGCGAACTCGAGTCTCGGGGCGGTGCAGTCGCACAGGCAGATCTGCTTGCGGTCCTGTTCGCTGCAATCATCGTCCTCTCGCTGTCGGTGACGCTCGTCCCCGGCGGAGCCACGACGCCAGCAGCGGTCGGTGGCAGCGGTGGTGGCACTGGCGCGACCACACTCGAGGGGACGATTGACTCCTCGCCGGAACGGTCAGGGATCAGCGGCTCGGTCGAACTCTCGCCCGAAGTCCGCTTTACAGTCGAATCGCCCGAAGAGTTCTATTGGCGAACTGGCATCTATGACCGCTACACCGGCGACGAATGGGTTCGGTCGGGCCAGCAGACACAGACGTTCGACGAACTCGAGCCACCACCGGGAACGTCGAATGTCGTTCCCTATCAACTGACTGCAGAGACGGAACTGGACGTCATGCCAGTCGCACCGGAACTGCTCGACCTCGAGTCCGAGGCGGCGCAGTACGCCGACCTCTCCGAACACGGCCAGCCACATCCAACGACGACACTACTCGAGGGTGACAGCTACGTCGCCGCGAGTGCAGTCGTTGATACGACTCCCGGAGTCCTGAACGAGGGCGGAACGGCATACCCGGATGAGATCACGGAGCAGTATCTCCAGACGCCAGAAACCCTCTCGACGGAGTTCGAAACCTACACCGCCGAGATCACTGCCGATGCCGAGACGCCCTACGAGAAAGCCGACGCAATCGAATCCTACCTGCGAACGTCGAAAGACTACTCACTCGAGGTTGACCGTCCTGATGGCGATGTCGCAGACGAGTTCCTCCTCGAGATGGACGAGGGCTACTGCGTCTACTTTGCGACTGCGATGACACAGATGCTGCGCAGCGAGGACGTGCCCGCACGATACGTCTCAGGGTATACGAGCGGCCAACAGGTCGATGACAACGAGTACGTCGTCCGCGGGCTGGACGCCCACGCCTGGGTCGAGGTGTACTTCCCCGACCACGGCTGGGTTGCGTTCGAGCCGACGCCGCCGAGTGACCGCGATGACGCCCACGACGCCGAACTCGTCGACGCCCGAAACACCGGCGAAGACGACATCGACACCGACGAAAGCGAGGACATCCCCATCACTGACGACGAGGACATCCTCGAGGAGCCGAACGTGCCCAACGGACAGGGTGAGCAGTCAGAAAACGAGTCCGAATCCGATCCGACGGATCCCGACACAGACGCTGCTGAGGAGACAGACGAGCCGGAAACGCCACCCGACGAGGAAGATGCAAGCGAGGAAAATACCTCGAGTGAGGTGACCGATCCCGGCACTGCTGGAGCCGGCGAAACAAGTGGTGAGACAACTGCAGCATCGGAACGCAACCTGACGGAGCGAATTCCACTGACGCGTGAGACTGGCACACTCCTCGCTGTCATGCTGTTCGGACTGGTCGCAGGCGTCCACCGCATCGATGC contains these protein-coding regions:
- a CDS encoding DUF58 domain-containing protein, producing MRLTYSGWTVLVILVGAVALSWQHGPRALNAVVTPLVVVFVTGVILTARVDRPTVHRQRVSDGSVGETRTVECRLECGGTVSADILETVGDGLSVSTADGETSQETDVAVSTTIDGEARLAYDIELEERGERVVGPITITVSDVFGLMTRTFTYTETTTVLVYPSVSELHSESAGDLQAIENAAGTPEREEFDHLREYHRGDSLRDVHWKSAAKRPGDELVVTEYRDEGAAGSVTIAAECEDNSEQFARAVASIATYLLERDRRVGLTVDGHHLEPGSDRSHRRELLGILAVATGEELTERDRNAADIVITGDWREMQVVTDERTIPFPRLIHPRERARAPGWSEGQTDRSSESGVIA
- a CDS encoding transglutaminaseTgpA domain-containing protein; the encoded protein is MSTESGPTGSSGSGTREHSVTIGTEGAIETETFRLLALGCVLILTATYVSVLRDVTRVVGGTQSLLVLVAAMLVVATILARLIRPRTAIVTALIAAGLGFGYYLEASGVGVGVLTEATGDLIGDVVLLATGLEIMRMLEAGLWTLGFAPGPVFLSWYLAMRSRYGLSVLAGGSALLFLVLTGDAETGVTLLGVLAALGAVGFGELESRGGAVAQADLLAVLFAAIIVLSLSVTLVPGGATTPAAVGGSGGGTGATTLEGTIDSSPERSGISGSVELSPEVRFTVESPEEFYWRTGIYDRYTGDEWVRSGQQTQTFDELEPPPGTSNVVPYQLTAETELDVMPVAPELLDLESEAAQYADLSEHGQPHPTTTLLEGDSYVAASAVVDTTPGVLNEGGTAYPDEITEQYLQTPETLSTEFETYTAEITADAETPYEKADAIESYLRTSKDYSLEVDRPDGDVADEFLLEMDEGYCVYFATAMTQMLRSEDVPARYVSGYTSGQQVDDNEYVVRGLDAHAWVEVYFPDHGWVAFEPTPPSDRDDAHDAELVDARNTGEDDIDTDESEDIPITDDEDILEEPNVPNGQGEQSENESESDPTDPDTDAAEETDEPETPPDEEDASEENTSSEVTDPGTAGAGETSGETTAASERNLTERIPLTRETGTLLAVMLFGLVAGVHRIDATTRLQNTLGLYWHGRRTDPDRDATRAFERLEGMLAREYRPRQPAESPRQYLAALSASAESATDATVVDDARTERVLETYERAVYGGGVDRAEADGAIEAVDGLARERLPGFAGRSNADSE